In Camelina sativa cultivar DH55 chromosome 16, Cs, whole genome shotgun sequence, a single window of DNA contains:
- the LOC104750028 gene encoding exocyst complex component EXO70B1-like produces MVLFALSATTSSSSSSSKLKKQHPHQSLSESLMEHSIQDAEAIINRWISPQVLLTSSSYCSISSLFSSKKNREEAKRFIDAVHTLHSGMMRLISVNPTSTKLIQAENLMRISMTHLSKEFYRILKSNRRYLDPESVSNRSSSRAPESDSKTMGDLKMISDCMTSSGYAQECFKTYIKIRKSIIVDALNQLGFENLTLYQIQRLEWEVLEKKIRKWIRITTRAVNTLFYGERILSDHVFSSSSSSIRESSFAEITLQTGLALFSLPEKMAKCNKKSPEKIFLTLDVYETVTELLPKIDELFSSDSTSLLKSQVDLSLSNLRDGVVSMIDGFESWISKESSRYLISGGGIHQLTRYVMSFIVFLADYSELLPDIIVTKSLPSPGEEESSGDSDPVKSRIAWLILFLLCKIDAKSRLYNDVALSYLFLINNLNYVLVKVRSSNLKVVLSEDWVEKHEAKVKKYVAKFEEIVWGETMASLNSDDDGFEVTAEERIKRFSDGFEVAYKRQTGWVVPDSKLRDEIKRSVGMMIIPRYSGFCERNRVGLWENVGFDPEDIGNYLSDLYFGSHGSGSVSSIHSSGSY; encoded by the coding sequence atGGTCCTCTTCGCTTTATcagcaacaacttcttcttcttcttcttcttcaaagctAAAAAAACAACATCCACACCAAAGCTTGTCCGAGTCTCTAATGGAACACAGTATCCAAGACGCCGAAGCTATCATAAACCGATGGATATCACCACAAGTACTTCTCACCTCTTCTTCTTACTGCTCCATCTCTTCCTTATTCTCATCCAAAAAAAACCGCGAAGAAGCCAAACGATTCATCGACGCGGTGCACACCTTACACTCGGGTATGATGAGACTAATCTCAGTGAATCCAACGTCCACAAAACTCATCCAAGCTGAGAATCTAATGCGTATCTCAATGACTCATCTCTCCAAAGAGTTTTACCGTATCCTCAAATCAAACCGACGGTACCTCGACCCTGAATCAGTCTCCAACCGCTCTTCTTCGAGAGCTCCCGAATCAGATTCCAAAACCATGGGCGACCTAAAAATGATCTCTGATTGCATGACTTCATCAGGATACGCTCAAGAATGCTTCAAAACCTATATAAAAATCCGTAAATCGATCATCGTCGACGCGTTGAACCAACTCGGATTCGAGAATCTAACTCTTTATCAGATACAGAGACTTGAATGGGAAGttctggagaagaagatacgTAAATGGATAAGGATCACAACAAGAGCTGTGAATACTCTCTTCTACGGTGAACGTATCCTCTCCGATCACGTCTtctcatcatcgtcgtcatcgaTTCGTGAATCTTCTTTCGCTGAAATCACATTACAAACCGGTTTAGCTCTGTTTAGTCTCCCGGAAAAAATGGCGAAATGTAATAAAAAATCTCCGGAGAAGATCTTCCTCACTCTCGATGTTTATGAAACCGTTACAGAGCTTTTACCTAAGATCGACGAGCTCTTCAGCTCCGATTCAACGTCTTTGCTCAAATCACAAGTCGATTTGAGTTTATCGAATCTAAGAGACGGTGTGGTTTCGATGATCGACGGATTCGAATCTTGGATTTCTAAAGAATCGTCGAGATATTTGATCTCCGGCGGCGGAATCCATCAATTGACGAGGTACGTTATGAGTTTCATCGTCTTCCTCGCTGATTACAGCGAGTTACTCCCCGATATCATCGTCACCAAATCGTTGCCTTCAccgggagaagaagagagctccGGGGACTCGGATCCGGTTAAATCGAGGATCGCGTGGCTGATTCTGTTCTTACTCTGCAAAATCGACGCCAAGTCTCGTCTCTACAACGACGTGGCTCTCTCGTATCTGTTTCTCATCAACAACCTCAACTACGTTTTGGTTAAAGTGAGATCGTCGAATCTGAAGGTGGTTCTGAGTGAGGATTGGGTTGAGAAGCATGAAGCGAAGGTGAAGAAGTATGTCGCCAAGTTTGAGGAGATCGTTTGGGGAGAGACGATGGCGTCACTCAATTCTGATGATGATGGGTTTGAGGTGACGGCGGAGGAGAGGATTAAGCGGTTTAGTGATGGGTTTGAGGTGGCGTATAAGAGGCAAACCGGTTGGGTTGTACCGGATTCGAAATTGAGAGATGAGATTAAACGGTCTGTTGGGATGATGATTATACCGAGATACTCGGGTTTTTGTGAAAGGAACCGGGTCGGGTTATGGGAGAATGTTGGGTTTGACCCTGAGGATATTGGGAATTATCTTTCGGATTTGTATTTTGGGTCTCATGGATCAGGGAGTGTTTCGTCTATTCATTCTTCAGGTTCTTATTAG